TGTAGATGTAACTGAACTCCTCGCTGTTGCAAAATTTTGTGAAAATGACGCCTGACCCACGCGTTATAGGTAGACATGACTTCTGCATCGCGATGAAACAAGTGAATTTCTAAATCCAAGCCATGCTGCTTGAGAATACTTTGTAAATGACTTTGCAGCGAAAGTGTTAATTCCACACCACCCGCGCCCCCACCAACAACACCGATGCGAATGGGTTGCTGAGGATTTTGCTTGACATTTTCAACAAAATGATCCCAGTGTGCGAGTAAGTGCGAAATTGGCTTAGCAGGAATTGCGTATTCAGTTGCACCAGGTACAGATACAGTTGCTGGAGTACTACCAATATCAATTGAGACGACATCAAACGCCACAGGTGGACGATGTGCACAAATCACCTGCTTGTTTTCTAAGTCTAAACCGATTGCTTGGTCAATATATAGCTGTGCTTGGGAAAATTGCGCTAAGCGACGCAAATCAATATGGCATTCTTCTCGCGAGTAGAAACCGGCAACATGACCTGGTAACATTCCCGAATAAGGCGTATCCGATGCTTCTGTAAGTAATGTAATGCGGACTCCAGGAAGCGGTTTCATCCCAAACATCCTTAAGGCGATCGCATGGCTGTGTCCACCACCAATCAACACCAAGTCTTTGACAATCGGATGCGATGCTTGCATACTCTAATTCAATAGATTATCCCTGTACTTCCACGTTAAGACAATTTTCGGGTGGTTGACCTTGCGCTACGCGTAGAATATTTGCTACGACAGCCTTAGCAATTCCCGTTGCAGCAGTATCGGTGTGTCCGCCTAAATGCGGCGTCAGTGTTAAATTCAAGTTTGCTTGCAATAGTGGGGAATCGGGTGCTAATGGTTCTTGTTGAAAGACATCAAGTCCCGCACCTGCAATGACTTTATTTTGCAAGGCTTTTACCAATGCGTTTTCATCTATCCACGCACCGCGAGTCACGTTAATCAGATACGCATTAGATTTCATTTGTTGAAAGTCTTCCCAACCAAAAGGCTGCGTGACATTATCCGCTGAAGCCGCAATAATCACAAAATCGGAGTGTTGTAGTAAGTGCGATCGCTCTTTAGGTGTTCCCAACCACTCCAAACCAAGCGTATGCGCTAATTGTGGATCGAGTTGTCGCTTAATTCCTAATAATTGAACCTCAAAAGCCCGTAATCTGCGTGCAATTGCTTGTCCGATACCTCCTAAACCATATATACCAACCCTTTTTTTCCACAAACTTTGTCCTTCAGGTTGATTCCAGTCAAGTTCACTACCGCGATAGTTACGCGCTAAAGCTAGCATATGTAATATTACAAGTTCTGCAACTGATTCAGCATTACCCGTACCAGGTGAAGGAACATTGGCAATATAAATCCCGCGCTGTGTCGCCGCAGCAATATCAACGTTTTCGACACCAACTCCTGATCGCTGAACAAGACGCAACTGCGGTAAGCGACCCATCAGCGCAGCATCAACAGGTTGAATACCTGGAACTAAAACAAACGTATCTGGTGCATCGAGAACAACGCGATCATGCGGTAATGTAATGACAGTCCCAGGAGAAAAATGATCAGCAATCCGCTGTGCTAAGTCATCAGAAGATGTAACAACAACACGCCCAGGAAGATTTTCAGACTCGTGTATGCGATCGCTCATTGTTAATTTAGCAAGACTTAACTTAATTTACTATCATGATTGACTTGTATACCTTTACGACACCAAACGGACGCAAAGCTTCAATTATGTTGGAGGAAGTCGAACTTCCTTACAACGTCCATGTAATTGATATTACAAAAAACGATCAATTTACACCGGAATATGTAGCGATTAATCCCAATAGTAAAATTCCCGCAATTGTGGATCAAGACACAGGTATAACAGTTTTTGAATCAGGAGCAGTACTGATTTATCTCGCTGAAAAAACCGGAAAACTGCTACCTACAGATCAAAAACAACGCTTTCAAGTTTTGGAATGGCTCATGCTACAAATGGGAAGTGTTGGACCGATGTTTGGTCAACTTAATCATTTCAAAAAGTTTGCTCCCGAAAAAATTCCTTATGCAATTCAACGCTACGAAAAAGAAACTTTACGACTTTACGGAGTATTAGACAAACAACTGGCAAGTCATGAATTTTTTTGTGGTGACTACTCGATTGCAGATATTGCCACATATCCCTGGGTCGCTATCTATGACTTTCAAGGCTTAACGCTAGACAATCACCCGAATCTCAAACGCTGGGTAGAAACCATGCAACAACGTCCAGCAGTACAAAGTGGGATGTCAGTACCTTAACCAAAATTCTCCACACAACGCACAAAAATTTCTACGCCCATACCCAACGCCGTTTCATCAAAATCAAAACGGGGATGATGGTGAGGATACGCTAAATTTCGACTTAAATTTGCCGAACCTAAAAAGAAATAGCACCCAGGAACTTGCTGCAAAAAGAATGACATATCTTCGCCGCCCATCGTTTGACACTCAGGGACAATTCCTAAAGGCGTTTCCACAACTCTGACAGCTTGCGATCGCACAAATTCTGCCATGTCAGGATTATTAATTACTGGGGGATACAGGTGCGAGTAATTTAATTCATACGTTGCGCCATGACTTTGACAAATTCCCGCAATAATTTGCTCGATGCGTTGAGCAAAATATCCCTCTAACTTCGGGTTAAAATATCGTACTGTCCCACTCATGTTTGCTGTATCCGCAATCACATTGAGTGCTGTTCCTGCATGAAGTTTACCGACAGTCACGACGGCTGATTCGATTGGATCGACATTTCGTGCTACGATTGTTTGCAATGCATTGACAATTTGGGCAGCTACTACTATAGAATCAACAGTCTGATGTGGCATTGCACCGTGTCCGCCTTTACCCAAGATTGTGCAGCGAAAAGTCTCTACGGCTGCCATCAATGCACCGCTACGGATGCCTACTGTACCTATTGGTAAATTATTCCACAGATGTAAACCAATAATGGCATCAACATCGGGGTTCTTGAGCACCCCAGCCTCAATCATTGGCTTAGCGCCTCCTGGACCTTCTTCTGCTGGCTGGAAGATGATTTTTACAGTACCGCTAAACGTATCAGGGTGTTGCGAAAGATAGTAAGCTGTACCAAGGGCGATCGCGGTATGTCCATCATGTCCGCAAGCGTGCATGACACCATCATGCTGGGAACGATACGGAACCTCATTTTCTTCCTGAATTGGTAATGCATCCATATCCGCCCGAATCGCCAACACAGGTAATTTTGAGCTAGTTTTCTTCCGACCTCTAATAACAGCAACAATTCCCGTTTTAGCAATTTCTGTTTGATGCTCAATTCCCCATTCTTGCAGTTTTTCAGCAACAAATTTAGCCGTCAAGTGTTCTTGAAAACCGAGTTCTGGGCGTTGATGTAACTTGTGCCGCCATGCAACTAATTGCGGCTGTAAAGCTTGAATATCTGAGCGAATGCGAGATAAATCAATGCTGAGGGGTTGTGAAGGAGTAGAAACCATTACTACTGATTAATTAAATAAAATGTGCAAAGCATATAATTAATGCTGCTTACTCTATCTGTAGCCTAACCCATTCACGGAAAGCACGGCGCATTGCTTTTTTTCCTGAGGCTTGATGTTGCTGAATAAAAGGAATAATTTGCTGTACTCGAATCAGAGGAAAAGCAAGACTAATGTCTGTTTCAGTATATGTCTCGCCCTGAAGTTGATAGATCTTAATTTGTCCTTTGTCGTAACGCCAAATCTCAGGAACGCCTAATCTTGCATAAATAGGCATGCGATCAAGTGACTTGCTTGTAATGTCAATTTCTAAGACTAAATCGGGTGGTGGATCTTGGGTAAGATCAAAATCTAATTTACCGCGAATTTCTAACTCATGCTGAAAGTAAAAACAGTTATCAGGTTCTACTCCTGCTAGCAAATCTGGGCGTTTCCAAGTTGTCGAACCAAGCGTTTCGTAATCAACATCGAGGACATCTGCAAGATCTTTAACTAAATCTCCAACTGCTTCTTTGTAGTATTCATGTTCGGGTAATGGAGCCATAATTTCTAGAGTTCCTCGGTCATACGCAAGTCGAGCAGCACGATGATCGCCCAATTGAGTTAGTATTTTTTCAAAAGTCTGCCAGTCAACATTTTCTAATAAGACACTTTTTCCCGTTGGTACACTTAGCAGAATATCAGTGTCAGATGTTACGGTTGCTATGTCTGGAGTAACCAAGTATTTTAAGGCAAGCTGCATATCTTTGGTGGTAATGGGTAATGGGTAATGGGTAATGGATACATAGATATTCTTGCCAACTGCCAGTTACCAATCAACAGCTTTCAAGTTAACCTTATTCTCATTTACTTAATTTTTAGTATAATTTTCAACTTGGCAACATGAGATCTAAGTCTAAAGCTGCAGCAGCTTGTGATAATTTGTCCAAGTTGGTGGGGTCAGCAAAATAAGGTAAGCAACCGAGAACTGGGATATTTGTGAGCGATTGAATTAATTCAGGAGGAGTTAGATCTTCTATTTCTTGTGGCGATCGCGCTTGAACGCAATTAAGTATAATTCCTTTAAGTGAAACGCGAGCTTGTCGTGCTAAAGCTACATTTGCTACTGCTTGGGCGATCGCACCTAAACGTACAGGAACAACTAGCACAGTCGGTAAGCGCCATTCAGCGGCTAAGTCTGCAACAGTGAACTCGGCGGTTACGGGCGAACCTAACCCTCCCAAAGCTTCTATTAGAACAAAATCTCGCGACGCCCTTAAGTTTTGCAACGTTTGCCATACGAGTGCTAAATCGATATCGCGATTTTCCTTAGCGGCGGCGATTGGTGGTGCTAGCGGTGCTTCAAAGTAAAGTGGTGTGATTTCTGTTATCGATTGATTCAGCGATAGCTGCGAGTATAATTCGCGATCGCCTGTTCCCGATTGAATCGGCTTCATAATACCCAAATTGCGAAAATGTTTTCGCCAGTAAGCAAGCAACGCTGTTGTAACAACAGTTTTTCCTGCATCAGTATCAGTTCCCGCAATTAGTAATGCATTCACATCAATTCACTTGAGTAGTGGGTAATAGGTAATGGGTAATAGATCTTCTTGCCAATGACCAGTTACCAGTTAACCTATTGTAAATTTTCGATACCGATATTCACAGTAAACTCGATATCCTCGTTCGCCGTCGGAATCATGTCAATTTGATAATCACCGCTACGCGATACTTGCGATTGCCAGTTCAACAAATTGGTAGCGCCTTCAATTAATTGACCATCCGGATCGCGAATATCTAAAGTCACTGCACCTTGGGTTACTGCCACCGATAAAACTTGCCCTTCTTGTACGTTAACTAAGTAGCGTGTTATTTGCTGTGGTTCTGTGATCCCTGATGGTGTGACTACTTCTCCAGGATTGACACTAATTCGTTCGGGGACGACTGTGGGGATAACTGTTGATGGTGGCGTTTCTGTAGGCGTTGGTGTCGGTAAAACTGGATTTTCCAGTAAAACATCAAGTTGATAGTTGCTTTCCTCAATTCCTTGCACAGGGCTTAATTGAATCGTATATTCTCCAGTAAATGGCAATGTGCCTTGATAGCGCGTGACTCTTCGGGCTAATTCTTCGATGGGTGCTTGATTTGGTCCTAACACAGTCAACAGAACGCCTTCTTGTGCAAGAGCCGTACTAAGTTGTTGTCCTTGTTCGCCATTAAAGGTGTAGTTAGCTGTTCCGTTAGCTTGTAGTGTACCGGAAACACTTGCTGTTGCGCCAGGGACAAGATCCAACTGTTGACTAAAAGTTGTCGGTTCAGGAGAAGGTGTTTCAGTGACCGTTGGAGTTGGTGTCGGGCTTTCGGGAACTATAGGAGAGGGAAATGATTGTGGTTCTGGAGTACGGTTGCTCAAAAAGTAACTGACTAAGAACAATGAACCAAAGCCAGCCACCAAAGCAACACAAAGCCCAATTCCAATCACAGCCCAAGGATTTTCCCAAATTTCGCGTTTTCGCGGTACAGGAATTACTGGATCAGACTGTCTAGATTGACGAGAATTTGAACCAATTAAATTAGGACGACGACCTACAGCAATTGTTTGAATTTGCGATACTTCCGGCGTAACAGGTTCGGAAAGACTTGATGATTCTTCAGTATTGGCGATCGCCTTGCGGTGTAGATTGGGAAGTTGCGGATTTGTCGCGTTGAGACGATCAACTGAAGATAAAGCTTTCGCAACTTCTACCACTGATTGGTAGCGATCGCCTGGTCTTACACTCAACATGCGATTTAAGACTTCAGTAAATTCTGGCGTGATAGTTGCCCATTGTTGCCAGTTCCATGTCAGTTCGGTATCGTCAAATAACTCTTGAGGCTCTTTTCCTGTCAGCAGGACAATGGCAGTTACAGCTAAAGCATACAGATCGCTATTAGGGTAAGCTTTTCCTGTTTGCAGTTGTTCGCTTGGTGCATAACCTAATTTACCTACAGTTGTAGGTTGTGGTGAATTATTGGCTGATTGAAATTGCGTTGCTAATTCTTTGACAACACCAAAATCAATCAATACTGGTTTATTATCACTTTCGCGCAAAATAATATTGTCTGGTGAAATATCGCGGTGAATAATACCACGGGTGTGTAAATGTGCTAGTACAGGTAATAATTGTCGAATTAACTGTAAGACAGCCACCTCTGAAAAAGTTTGTCCCTGGGCAATGCGTTCTTCCAACAACTCGTGATAGGTTTTTCCTTCAACATAATCCTGCACCAGAAACAAACGTTGATCCTCTTCAAAATTGGCACGAAATTGTGGTACTTGAGGATGCTGTATCTGGTACAAAGTCGCTGCTTCGCGTTGAAATAACTCTTTTGATTTTTCAAGATGAAAATCGTCGTTTTGATTAGGTATTAATTCTTTTAATGCACATAGTTCATTGAAGCGTCCTTGATCTTGCGCTAAATAAGTACGACCAAATCCTCCCTGACCCAAAACTTGAATTATTCGGTAGCGGTTTTGTAGTACACTTTCCAGTGGAATAGGTGGTTGCATCGTTTTTGCTAAATCTTAAGCTATTCTGTAAAAGTTCAACGGTTCACTAACAATTAAGACCAAGTAATTTTACCTAAAAATTTCTCGGTCAACTGATAACTTCGCGATTAAATTCTTTGTTACTCGCTGGATTCAAGGAGTGGCAATTATTCAACATAGTTCCTACCACAGTTTGTGCTCCAAATCTGCCGACAAGTCAATCAAAAAAAATAGTTTAACTTGCTATTACTAAAAACTTTATACAAGCTTATAATTAAAATTCCCCGTTATGTCCAAGAAGTCACTAAAGCAGTGATGATAAGATTTTCATGAAGGTGCTCCGAGGGTCTGCCGTGCTCAGTTCTGCAACTTTGACACTTCAGTCAGCTCCTACTGCGGTTGCTGATAATAACCGTCTGCGTCTATTTTCTGGCTCTGCTAATGTACCGTTCTCCCAAGAAGTTGCTCGTTATTTGGGCATGGAACTGGGACCGATGATTAGAAAGCGCTTCGCAGATGGTGAACTTTACATTCAAATTCAAGAATCAATTCGCGGTTGCGATGTTTATCTCATTCAGCCGACTTGCCATCCCGTTAATGATAATCTGATGGAATTGCTGATTATGATCGATGCCTGTCGTCGGGCTTCGGCGCGGCAGATTACAGCAGTGATTCCCTACTATGGTTACGCGAGGGCTGATCGCAAAACGGCAGGGCGCGAGTCGATTACAGCTAAGTTGGTGGCTAACTTGATTACTCAAGCAGGCGCTAATCGCATTGTAGCGATGGATTTGCACTCCGCGCAAATTCAAGGTTACTTTGATATTCCCTTCGACCATGTTTATGGTTCTCCAGTTTTGATTAATTATTTAGCTAGTAAGCAGCTTGCTGACTTGGTGGTCGTTTCGCCTGATGTCGGAGGTGTTGCTAGAGCAAGAGCATTTGCGAAAAAGCTAGATGATGCACCGCTTGCAATTATCGATAAACGGCGTCAAGCACACAATGTCGCTGAAGTCCTCAATGTCATTGGTGATGTTGAAGGCAAAACTGCGGTACTGGTAGACGATATGATTGATACTGGCGGTACGATTACAGAAGGCGCCAAGTTATTGCGCGAACAGGGAGCGCGTCAGGTTTATGCTTGTGCAACGCATGCCGTGTTTTCACCACCAGCAGTGGAACGTTTATCGAGTGGGATATTTGAGGAAGTGATTGTTACTAATACGATTCCTGTCCCTGAAGATTATCGTTTTGCACAATTAACAGTACTCTCAGTGGCAAATCTCATCGGTGAGACTATCTGGCGCGTTCACGAAGATAGTTCAGTAAGTAGTATGTTTCGTTAGTTAGCAAGCAATCTGAGGGGCAATAAATGCCCCTATTTTGTGTCTTAAAAAAAGATGAATGTTCAAATCTAATATCAATAATATTGTGTAGCAACGTAGTCCCATGTCAATACCAAAGCACTTCACAGTTGCAGACGGGCGTAGGCTTCAATGCGTAGTATGCGAACATGACTTGTTTTGGCGTCGAGAAGCGCAGCTAAATACTGCGATCGCTACCTTCTTTAATATAGATTGGGCGAATTAAATCTGCTGTCTGTTTGGTTTGTGACTATTACGGCTATATTCATTGGTTCCTTCCCTCATGAATTAACATCAATGTTAATTGCTTTGAGTTTTAACCGCTTAGATCACCTCTAGTGAAATAAGTTAACAGTCGTTATAAATAATTGAGAAACACTTCAGGAACTAACTTGAGTTCTCCAGTTTTAAAACGATCGCACTCTACCCAAAGTGCAGTCTTTTTCCGTTTACCTTCTTTAAAATCAAGCGTATCTATTTGATAAAATTTGGGGTCTACAAAATCGCATTCATAGATAAAAAGAATTTCGTGACCTGGTTTATCGTTGTAAGTAAACAAACTTTCGTTACAGTCAAGGTAGCGAATATTGGTAATTTCCGCTTGAATTTCTTCGTAAAACTCCCGTTGTAAGGCTTCACGGCTAGTTTCTCCAAAATCAACACCGCCGCCCATCGCGCGATAAAAAGTTTGTTGCTTACCAGGATCGTAGCCTTGAGAAAGAAAAATGCGTTCGCTATCTCGCACCAATCCCAAGGCTAATACCCGAATTTCACCAGGTTTGTGCATTTTAGTTGTTACTACCGTCGTAGATAAAACCAGAACGATCGCTATCTTCTACTGTCCAGTCTTCGTTTTCACCACCAATGAATAAAGTGGCAATATTAACATATTCCTTGCTCAGCTGCTTTAAGGCATTGATGAGAATATCAAGGGCGATCGCATCACTCGTCCCTATGTCAAACCAGCAACGTCCCCATGTTCCTTCATATTCAAATTCTCCCATATTATGCATCAGTGCCATCAAACTGTTATCAGCCGTCTGCTCGTCGTAATGCATATAGCTGAGATCGAGTCCTTGTTCCTGCACTTGCAGGTTTTCCGCGTTGAATGCTCCAAGTTTACCTAAATAGAACCAAGAGTTAAACACTTCTTCGACATATCGTTTCTCCATTTCTGAAGGAACGGTAGCAAACTCTAACCAAATCCATACATCAAAAGGATCGAACTCACGGAACTGTACCTGCATTGTTTTGAGATTAACGAGCAACGAACATTGACAATACAATAATCTTAATCAATTATGAGATGCAGTTGTTTTTGGTAATAGGAACAGGTAATAGCAGGGTTAGCTACTGGCTTGACTTGCCTACGTTAGGGATGTGAGATTATCTAGCACTGCTGACACGCTGAAATGCCCTACTGCGTTCGCGTTCAATTTGTTTAACTAAACTAGATGGCAGTTGATCTTTCTTAGCAAGCGAGCGATCAAAATTTTCCACTGCGGCTTTGATTGCGGAGGGATTATTTTGCTTATTGCCCTGTTCGGCAAGAATTTGAGCTTTGAGATAATACAATTCAGGATTCTCAGGAGTTGCTTGTAAAGCTCGCTCTACATAAGTTAAAGCTTGGGTATACTGATCCAAATCGCGGTAGCCAATAGCCAAACCACGATCTGCTAAATACCGAGGACCTGCAAATTTTACCAGTCGATCAATGGCTTGTTGTGGGCTAGAAAATGGCAGATTGACTGCTAGCATCAAATCCATATAGCCCCGTAATAGATTCAGTTCTGGGTCATTAGGGGCAACGGCTTCTGCTTGATCTAAATAAGAGTAAACTTGTCTTAATTCTGATAATGCTCGTGGTGTACCGCGAACAGTTCCCTCCTGTGCTAAAGCGGCTGCACCTTGCAAAAAATGACCGACAGCAGCATATAAATTACCTCGCAGAGGATCTTGACTGATCAACTGCCTTCCAGTTTCTAAAGTTTGCTTGCCATAGTTACTGAATGCGTTAATATCATCGTTCAATGTATATGCTAGTGAAGCTCTCATCGCATAAGCTAAAGGTTCATTCGGTTCGCTAGCCTCAGCTTGATTAAGATAATTTGCAGCGGCTTGATAATTACCCTGCTCGAATATGGCTCTAAATGCTGCTTCTGTGTTGTCGCCAATTTGACGTGGGTTAGTAGCACGGAACGGATCTTGAGCTAGAGTTGGATTAAACCCCAAACTAAGTGTCACTAATGTTGTGCTAGCCAAAGCAGCGAACGCGTGTTGTACAGCTAAAAACCATTTTTTACGCATAATCAACCTCTCGATTGTTCTCTGACTAATGCCTCAGCCTCAAATCAGGACAGCAATGCCAGAATAAAAGCATCATGACAAAATGCGTTTGCCAAAATTACAGTACAAGAACTCATGAACTTCAAACTATTATCAGTGTTCCCTCTAAGGTGGAGTTTAGCTTGAGTAGATCAGAAGTTGAAAGCTCATATTTAGAAATTGGTCTGAATTCTTTGGTAATCTTAACGGATGCTCTACCTCAAAAATCTTATCTATCATCCTCCAGCAAGTCCCACTGCTATTCTCAAGTCAATTAATCTACAGTTAGCGCCCCAAACCTTGGGATTGATTATTGGGCGGAGTGGTTCGGGTAAAAGTACGCTATTAGAAATTTTATCTGGACTTGTTGAAGCAACGACAGGTCAAATCTCTTGGCGAGATCAAGAACTTACTACTGATTACCTACAACAATTAGCGGGCTTGGTTTTTCAATTTCCCGAACGTCATTTTTGTGGTGGTACAATTTTGGAGGAATTGCGCTTAGGACATCCTGAAATAGGCTCAGAACGAGTACGACAAGCTTTGCAAGAAGTTGGATTAGAGCATTTATCTTTACACGCTGCACCTCATGCTTTAAGTGGCGGACAGCAACGCCGTTTAGCATTGGCTGTACAACTGATTCGTCAACCACACTTACTGTTATTAGATGAGCCAACCGCTGGTTTAGACTGGTCAATGCGGCGACAGCTAGTTAATTTGTTGGCAAAACTGAAACAACACTGGACGTTGTTAGTGGTGACTCACGATGCTAGCGATCTAGTGAGTATCGCTGATAGTTGTTGGACGCTGAATCATGGAGTATTGGAAGCTGTACCCGATCCTGCTTTACTCGAAGCAAAAGCGCAAGGTGCGATCGCAATCAATAAAATCTCAGTTGACAAAATTGAGGAAGCTTCAGAAGCAGGATAAAGTTAGTGATGAAGAATTAGTTCAGGTATGGTAACATCACCACTGCTGCCGCAAATGTTGGATGTATGGCAGCAAATGAATTGGCAACCGACAGCAGCACAACAAAAGAAGTTTCAACGCCTTTACGAATTGATTTTGGCAGGTAATCGTCAGTTGAATTTAACGCGAATTACAGAACCAATCGAGTTTTGGGAAAAGCATTTGTGGGATTCACTGCGCGGAATTGCCCCCTTACTATCTACTCAAGACACTGATATTAAGATCATTGATATTGGTACAGGTGCAGGTTTTCCAGGAATTCCCGTGGCGATCGCCCTTCCCAATCACGTTACCCTCCTCGACTCAACACGCAAGAAAATAACTTTTCTCGATAACCTCTTAGCAGAACTTGATATCCAAAATGCGACTACCTTAGTGGGTAGAGCAGAAACGATCAATAAACTTCCTCAACATCATCAAAGCTACGATGTTGCACTAATTCGGGCTGTAGGTTCGCCATTACTGTGTGCTGAGTATACCTTGCCATTGTTAGAACCAAATGGTTTAGCCGTTCTCTATCGCGGACAGTGGACAACAGATGAAACTGAAGCTTTGCAAACTAAGGTTAAGCAGTTGAGTGGTGTAATCGAGAAGATTGAGGAGTTTGTTACGCCTTTAAGTAATAGCGTTCGCCACTGCGTGTATTTACGGAAAATTTTCTGAGTTGGGGTTTAGCAATGCCAAACCCCAAATTCTTATGTTGTTTTTGTAACTTGTGCTAATCGCTGATTAATCTCATTCCAATTAACCACATTCCACCAAGCATTGAGATAATCTGCACGACGATTTTGATACTTAAGGTAATAAGCGTGTTCCCACACATCATTACCCATAACCGGATAGTTGCCTTCCATAAAAGGACTATCTTGGTTTGCAGTACTGGTAATTTGGTAGTTGCCATCACGAGTACGGATTAACCAAGCCCAACCACTACCAAAACGCCCCTCACCAGCCGAATTGAATTGTTTTTTAAATTCTGCAAAGCTACCAAAATTTTGGTTAATGATTGTAGCAATTTGTCCTGTTGGTTCACCACCACCATCTGGACTCATAATTTGCCAAAACATTGTATGGTTGACGTGACCGCCACCATTATTGCGGATGGAAGTGCGAATATCTTCTGGAACCCGATCAAGATTGAATAAGAGTTGTTCTACAGTTCTACCTTTAAGTTCAGGATGCTTTTCTAGCGCTGCATTTAAGTTTTTGACATAGGTTGCATGGTGGCGATCGTGATGAAATCGCATTGTTGCAGCATCAATATGTGGTTCGAGTGCATTGTAGTCATAAGGTAAAGGTGGTAACTCGAAACTTCCACTGCTACTAGGAGGAGTTTCCGCAGCTAAAGCAGTCTTGAGTAAACTGTGCGGACGCAATGTATCAATTGCAACTGCACCAGCACTTGCTCCTAGTATAAATAGGAAATTTCGCCGATTAAGAGTCATAAGTTATAGATGCTACTCAACTAATCAGATATCTTCTCAGTTCATACACATAATACATCTATCGTTTACATGATTTTTAAATTAAGAAGAGGTCGGAGGTCAGGGATCAGAGGTCAGAATAGGAAAGCGGGAACTTAAAAAAGATGACTTATTGCGATAACCGCTTGACGGCAGCACCGCTTAATAATTGATGTGCTTCTTGTAAGATACTTGGAATATCTGCTGCGTGAGGGCTATTTCTCAGACAATTTTGTAAATTGAGTTGATTGATTTTGGCAGCATTCGCACCTGGAAACCAGCTACCACCATTGCCTAAGAGGTTGTAGCGCATTTTTGCATATTCAATCATATCGTAGGCGATCGCTAAATTTCGCAACCACAAAATCACAGGAATATTCACATCGCCTGGTGTTTCACTGTGTTTAGGTAAACCAACGTGCCAAGTTTT
Above is a window of Gloeocapsopsis sp. IPPAS B-1203 DNA encoding:
- a CDS encoding glutathione binding-like protein, with translation MIDLYTFTTPNGRKASIMLEEVELPYNVHVIDITKNDQFTPEYVAINPNSKIPAIVDQDTGITVFESGAVLIYLAEKTGKLLPTDQKQRFQVLEWLMLQMGSVGPMFGQLNHFKKFAPEKIPYAIQRYEKETLRLYGVLDKQLASHEFFCGDYSIADIATYPWVAIYDFQGLTLDNHPNLKRWVETMQQRPAVQSGMSVP
- a CDS encoding NAD(P)-dependent oxidoreductase, with product MSDRIHESENLPGRVVVTSSDDLAQRIADHFSPGTVITLPHDRVVLDAPDTFVLVPGIQPVDAALMGRLPQLRLVQRSGVGVENVDIAAATQRGIYIANVPSPGTGNAESVAELVILHMLALARNYRGSELDWNQPEGQSLWKKRVGIYGLGGIGQAIARRLRAFEVQLLGIKRQLDPQLAHTLGLEWLGTPKERSHLLQHSDFVIIAASADNVTQPFGWEDFQQMKSNAYLINVTRGAWIDENALVKALQNKVIAGAGLDVFQQEPLAPDSPLLQANLNLTLTPHLGGHTDTAATGIAKAVVANILRVAQGQPPENCLNVEVQG
- a CDS encoding M20 family metallopeptidase, whose amino-acid sequence is MVSTPSQPLSIDLSRIRSDIQALQPQLVAWRHKLHQRPELGFQEHLTAKFVAEKLQEWGIEHQTEIAKTGIVAVIRGRKKTSSKLPVLAIRADMDALPIQEENEVPYRSQHDGVMHACGHDGHTAIALGTAYYLSQHPDTFSGTVKIIFQPAEEGPGGAKPMIEAGVLKNPDVDAIIGLHLWNNLPIGTVGIRSGALMAAVETFRCTILGKGGHGAMPHQTVDSIVVAAQIVNALQTIVARNVDPIESAVVTVGKLHAGTALNVIADTANMSGTVRYFNPKLEGYFAQRIEQIIAGICQSHGATYELNYSHLYPPVINNPDMAEFVRSQAVRVVETPLGIVPECQTMGGEDMSFFLQQVPGCYFFLGSANLSRNLAYPHHHPRFDFDETALGMGVEIFVRCVENFG
- a CDS encoding Uma2 family endonuclease, encoding MQLALKYLVTPDIATVTSDTDILLSVPTGKSVLLENVDWQTFEKILTQLGDHRAARLAYDRGTLEIMAPLPEHEYYKEAVGDLVKDLADVLDVDYETLGSTTWKRPDLLAGVEPDNCFYFQHELEIRGKLDFDLTQDPPPDLVLEIDITSKSLDRMPIYARLGVPEIWRYDKGQIKIYQLQGETYTETDISLAFPLIRVQQIIPFIQQHQASGKKAMRRAFREWVRLQIE
- the bioD gene encoding dethiobiotin synthase — encoded protein: MNALLIAGTDTDAGKTVVTTALLAYWRKHFRNLGIMKPIQSGTGDRELYSQLSLNQSITEITPLYFEAPLAPPIAAAKENRDIDLALVWQTLQNLRASRDFVLIEALGGLGSPVTAEFTVADLAAEWRLPTVLVVPVRLGAIAQAVANVALARQARVSLKGIILNCVQARSPQEIEDLTPPELIQSLTNIPVLGCLPYFADPTNLDKLSQAAAALDLDLMLPS
- a CDS encoding serine/threonine-protein kinase, producing the protein MQPPIPLESVLQNRYRIIQVLGQGGFGRTYLAQDQGRFNELCALKELIPNQNDDFHLEKSKELFQREAATLYQIQHPQVPQFRANFEEDQRLFLVQDYVEGKTYHELLEERIAQGQTFSEVAVLQLIRQLLPVLAHLHTRGIIHRDISPDNIILRESDNKPVLIDFGVVKELATQFQSANNSPQPTTVGKLGYAPSEQLQTGKAYPNSDLYALAVTAIVLLTGKEPQELFDDTELTWNWQQWATITPEFTEVLNRMLSVRPGDRYQSVVEVAKALSSVDRLNATNPQLPNLHRKAIANTEESSSLSEPVTPEVSQIQTIAVGRRPNLIGSNSRQSRQSDPVIPVPRKREIWENPWAVIGIGLCVALVAGFGSLFLVSYFLSNRTPEPQSFPSPIVPESPTPTPTVTETPSPEPTTFSQQLDLVPGATASVSGTLQANGTANYTFNGEQGQQLSTALAQEGVLLTVLGPNQAPIEELARRVTRYQGTLPFTGEYTIQLSPVQGIEESNYQLDVLLENPVLPTPTPTETPPSTVIPTVVPERISVNPGEVVTPSGITEPQQITRYLVNVQEGQVLSVAVTQGAVTLDIRDPDGQLIEGATNLLNWQSQVSRSGDYQIDMIPTANEDIEFTVNIGIENLQ